Proteins from one Leptonema illini DSM 21528 genomic window:
- the kdsA gene encoding 3-deoxy-8-phosphooctulonate synthase, whose product MKLASERDFLNGSKIGGNHPFFLIAGPCVIESRDMLARVCERMKTVCDELGVFYVFKSSFDKANRSSGDSPRGPGLDEGLKHLEFIKKEFGVPVLTDVHEAHQAAAVAEVCDILQIPAFLCRQSDLIQACADTGRFVNVKKGQFMAPWDAPSIVAKVKERGNDRVLITERGVSFGYNNLVFDPRSPAIMHESDIAVVFDGTHSTQLPGGGKQSGGNREMAPVLMRAAVAVGIEGLFMEVHPEPEKAWSDSATQYWLDRSPDVLRDLYRLDRLVKGA is encoded by the coding sequence ATGAAACTTGCATCGGAACGTGATTTTTTAAACGGCTCGAAGATCGGCGGCAACCATCCGTTCTTTCTTATCGCCGGGCCATGCGTTATAGAGAGCCGCGACATGCTTGCCCGCGTCTGCGAGCGCATGAAAACGGTCTGCGACGAATTAGGCGTCTTCTACGTCTTCAAGTCGAGCTTCGATAAGGCGAATCGATCCTCGGGTGACAGCCCTCGCGGGCCGGGCCTTGACGAAGGCCTGAAGCATCTCGAATTTATCAAAAAAGAATTCGGAGTTCCTGTGTTAACCGATGTGCATGAGGCGCATCAGGCCGCCGCCGTCGCCGAGGTCTGCGATATATTGCAGATCCCGGCCTTTCTCTGCCGTCAGTCCGATCTGATCCAGGCCTGCGCCGATACGGGACGCTTTGTTAACGTGAAAAAAGGACAGTTCATGGCGCCGTGGGATGCTCCTTCAATCGTCGCCAAAGTTAAAGAACGCGGTAACGATCGCGTACTCATCACCGAACGCGGGGTCAGCTTCGGCTATAATAACCTGGTCTTTGATCCGCGCTCACCTGCTATCATGCATGAGTCCGACATCGCCGTCGTTTTCGATGGTACGCACAGCACTCAGCTGCCGGGCGGCGGTAAACAGAGCGGCGGCAATCGCGAGATGGCGCCCGTACTTATGCGAGCGGCCGTCGCCGTCGGTATCGAAGGCCTTTTTATGGAAGTGCATCCGGAGCCTGAGAAGGCCTGGTCCGATTCGGCGACGCAGTACTGGCTTGATCGCAGCCCCGATGTGCTTCGCGACCTATACCGGTTGGATCGCCTTGTAAAAGGAGCCTGA
- a CDS encoding alpha/beta fold hydrolase: MLKRLLILFCLLMPAFALTAAPLKLYSYRDKGYSVGVLEGGRGPHVLLVHGLGVSRASMQKLAGVMASSGYHVILPDIPGQGTTERDERRKYSVDAQARFLKRLLDHKRIDRAFVIGNSMGGHIAVSLALLHPQKVKKLVLISPAGLQNGGPLPYYKLEIPEDLEEKKKKNLEWNNYVRRDIHAGMHYPIDPYLAGIQSPTLIVWGEKDEILPVDLAPVWHRQIRASRLIRLENLGHMPQDEDPELFLEQIRSFLKSG; this comes from the coding sequence GTGCTCAAACGCTTGCTGATATTGTTCTGTCTGTTGATGCCGGCCTTTGCGTTGACGGCCGCTCCGCTAAAGCTTTATTCCTATCGGGATAAGGGTTATTCGGTCGGCGTTCTCGAAGGCGGAAGGGGCCCGCATGTGCTTCTCGTTCACGGTCTGGGCGTGAGCCGGGCTTCGATGCAGAAGCTTGCCGGAGTGATGGCCTCTTCGGGCTATCATGTGATCCTGCCTGATATTCCCGGCCAGGGAACGACGGAGCGCGATGAAAGGCGCAAATACTCGGTGGACGCCCAGGCTCGTTTTTTAAAACGCCTGCTCGATCATAAGCGCATCGATCGGGCGTTTGTCATCGGTAACTCGATGGGCGGTCATATTGCCGTCAGTCTGGCTTTACTTCATCCGCAGAAGGTGAAAAAGCTCGTTCTCATCAGCCCGGCCGGCCTTCAGAACGGCGGTCCTCTTCCATACTATAAGCTTGAGATTCCCGAAGACCTCGAAGAAAAGAAAAAGAAGAACCTTGAGTGGAATAACTACGTGCGGCGAGATATTCACGCCGGCATGCATTATCCGATTGATCCGTACCTCGCCGGAATTCAAAGCCCGACTTTGATCGTCTGGGGCGAAAAGGATGAGATTCTGCCCGTCGATCTCGCCCCTGTATGGCATCGTCAGATTCGGGCGTCGCGTCTGATCCGACTTGAGAATCTCGGTCATATGCCGCAGGATGAAGATCCGGAGCTTTTTCTGGAGCAGATCCGCTCCTTTTTGAAATCCGGCTGA
- a CDS encoding DUF2784 family protein, producing the protein MPFESDAMLQFYHYTFQTFHIALILFNVLGWIPRPTARLNLITLVATGLSWTVLGAFYGLGYCPLTDWHYGVLERLGRYNLPVSYIAFLIEEIWSIRIATATADWITGTTYALALLASVLRNIKIRQTLP; encoded by the coding sequence ATGCCCTTCGAGTCAGATGCCATGCTGCAATTCTACCATTATACGTTTCAGACGTTTCATATCGCGTTAATCCTATTCAATGTACTCGGCTGGATTCCACGACCGACCGCTCGCCTGAACCTGATCACACTCGTCGCTACAGGCCTCTCCTGGACGGTGCTCGGCGCCTTTTATGGGTTAGGATACTGTCCGCTCACGGACTGGCATTACGGCGTTCTTGAACGGCTCGGTCGCTACAACCTGCCCGTTTCGTACATCGCTTTTCTCATCGAAGAGATCTGGTCCATCCGCATTGCGACGGCGACGGCGGACTGGATTACGGGTACGACCTACGCCCTTGCCCTGCTGGCCTCCGTCCTGCGAAACATAAAGATCAGACAGACGTTACCGTAG
- a CDS encoding phosphoribosyl-ATP diphosphatase — MSDLEFLHELENLLKSRKAELPENSYTAKLFREGEDRYLKKIVEEAGETVLAAKNHDRAEILYETADLIFHTMVMLVDRGIAVDDVIVELKRRHGK; from the coding sequence ATGTCCGATCTGGAATTCCTGCATGAACTGGAGAACCTGCTGAAAAGCAGAAAGGCGGAGTTGCCCGAGAACTCCTACACGGCAAAGCTCTTTCGCGAAGGCGAAGACCGCTATTTAAAGAAGATCGTCGAAGAGGCCGGCGAAACCGTTCTTGCGGCGAAGAACCATGATCGGGCCGAGATCCTTTATGAGACGGCCGATCTGATCTTTCATACGATGGTGATGCTTGTCGATCGCGGCATCGCCGTCGACGACGTCATCGTCGAGCTGAAGCGCCGTCACGGCAAATAA
- a CDS encoding methyl-accepting chemotaxis protein: protein MRLRDWPLFLKILSLFILVLGGFVVFISAYYLPFFRDTLLEEKKGGSQLMVDLAVSAAGAYLKSEKSGDLTTTEARQQALRTLDALTYGDGEYFFVMDLNGVILSHPDEGLRNRNMTGTKDASGKAFFQEMVDGAKKDGSGTVDYMWPKPGETKPVPKITAYRVIPEWGWIVATGVWVEDVDRLASQLATRVWLSTGIGAAGMALLVFLFTFVITRPIQKFLKQSKTLVAGDLTVDIKTERRDETGQMIHAVGAVVGKLTGVIDRVIPVAVRIDDSIGVLKTAVDRTVAGTEKQADRAGQISAAAEEMTQTVSDLARTSSSSASLSREAMQTALTGRQYAEQASTGVGKVNEAAGILVERIEQMNRSAKEISEVVGLIRGIAEQTNLIALNASIEASRAGHAGSRFSVIAEEVRKLARNAGDATGDVSRIVQSLQGDMSEIRQSVAAVNENLGSASGAIHSADSTLDRIVGNFKDVDHNISQIASAIEELSITSNDVAQNIAETMNISGDIEQMARKVKDEFNHLVEVAEDLRGSTVGIKTKVTESMILDLARTDHRLFIDKIEACMRGENDLQPEGITDHTQCRFGKWYFSDGQKKCGHLPVFKEIDTPHSLVHKYGREAVALYRSGRLEEARSVYIQAEDQSQEIIGLLEKLKAVYQTEC from the coding sequence ATGAGATTACGTGACTGGCCCCTTTTTCTGAAAATACTGAGCCTCTTTATCCTGGTTCTCGGCGGATTTGTAGTTTTCATCTCGGCCTATTATCTGCCCTTCTTCCGTGATACGCTGCTTGAAGAGAAAAAGGGCGGCTCTCAGCTGATGGTCGACCTCGCCGTTTCCGCAGCGGGTGCCTATCTGAAAAGCGAGAAATCTGGCGATCTGACGACGACGGAAGCGCGGCAGCAGGCTTTACGAACGCTGGACGCTTTAACCTATGGCGATGGCGAGTATTTTTTCGTGATGGATCTGAACGGCGTCATCCTCTCGCATCCCGATGAAGGCCTGCGCAACCGCAATATGACAGGTACGAAAGATGCGTCCGGAAAGGCCTTCTTTCAGGAGATGGTGGACGGAGCAAAAAAAGACGGCAGCGGCACAGTCGATTACATGTGGCCGAAGCCGGGCGAAACGAAACCCGTTCCTAAGATCACTGCTTATCGCGTCATACCCGAATGGGGCTGGATTGTGGCCACCGGTGTCTGGGTCGAGGATGTCGACAGACTTGCATCACAGCTTGCGACGCGTGTCTGGCTATCTACGGGAATCGGCGCGGCCGGCATGGCGCTTCTTGTTTTCCTCTTTACGTTTGTAATCACGCGTCCCATTCAGAAGTTCCTGAAGCAGAGTAAGACACTTGTGGCCGGCGATCTCACGGTCGACATCAAGACGGAACGTCGCGACGAAACGGGGCAGATGATCCATGCCGTCGGCGCCGTAGTCGGTAAGCTGACGGGAGTTATCGATCGCGTGATTCCCGTCGCCGTTCGCATCGACGATTCAATCGGCGTATTAAAAACGGCCGTCGACCGCACGGTGGCAGGAACGGAGAAACAGGCTGATCGTGCCGGGCAGATCTCGGCCGCCGCCGAAGAGATGACGCAAACCGTCTCTGATCTGGCTCGCACCTCTTCTTCATCGGCCTCCCTTTCGCGAGAGGCGATGCAGACGGCCCTTACAGGACGACAGTATGCCGAACAGGCCTCCACCGGCGTCGGCAAGGTCAATGAGGCGGCCGGCATCCTTGTAGAACGCATCGAACAGATGAACCGCTCGGCAAAAGAGATCAGCGAAGTGGTCGGATTGATCCGCGGTATCGCCGAGCAGACCAATCTGATCGCCCTGAACGCCTCGATTGAGGCGTCGAGAGCCGGCCATGCCGGTAGCCGATTCTCGGTCATCGCCGAAGAGGTGCGCAAGCTTGCGCGGAATGCCGGCGATGCAACGGGCGACGTATCGCGCATCGTGCAATCGCTTCAGGGCGATATGTCAGAGATACGGCAATCGGTGGCCGCCGTGAACGAGAATCTCGGCTCGGCTTCGGGCGCCATTCACAGCGCCGACAGCACGCTCGATCGCATCGTCGGCAACTTCAAAGACGTCGATCATAACATCTCGCAGATCGCCTCGGCCATCGAAGAGTTATCCATCACCTCGAACGACGTAGCGCAGAACATCGCCGAAACGATGAACATCTCGGGCGACATCGAACAGATGGCGCGCAAAGTAAAGGACGAGTTTAACCATCTCGTCGAGGTGGCCGAAGATCTGCGCGGATCGACCGTCGGCATCAAGACGAAGGTGACCGAGAGCATGATCCTTGATCTTGCGCGCACCGATCACCGTCTGTTTATCGATAAGATCGAAGCCTGTATGCGCGGCGAGAACGACCTGCAGCCTGAAGGCATCACCGACCATACGCAGTGTCGTTTTGGAAAATGGTATTTTTCTGATGGTCAGAAGAAATGCGGACATCTGCCGGTTTTCAAAGAGATCGATACGCCGCACAGCCTTGTTCATAAATACGGTCGCGAGGCCGTTGCGCTCTACCGGTCCGGAAGGCTCGAGGAGGCGCGCAGCGTCTATATCCAGGCTGAGGATCAGTCTCAGGAGATCATTGGGTTGCTTGAGAAGCTGAAGGCCGTGTACCAGACGGAGTGTTAA
- the lptB gene encoding LPS export ABC transporter ATP-binding protein, translating to MQNLVKRYGKRTVVDGVSFEIRQGEIVGLLGPNGAGKTTSFYMSVGLVQPDSGKVFIDGKDVTDQPMYKRAREGIGYLAQEASVFRKLSVRENVEAVLEMHTKDRDYIRQKADELIEELHLTKVQDQAGYTLSGGERRRCEIARALATGPDFILLDEPFAGVDPIAVRDIQQLIAHLRERGLGILITDHNVRETLKITDRAYIMYSGTILKAGTAEELVADERIRQVYLGDDFSL from the coding sequence ATGCAGAATCTCGTTAAGCGATACGGGAAGCGAACGGTTGTCGACGGAGTCTCGTTTGAGATACGGCAGGGCGAGATCGTCGGTCTTCTCGGCCCGAACGGAGCAGGCAAGACGACCTCTTTCTATATGTCGGTCGGTCTCGTGCAGCCCGATTCCGGCAAGGTCTTTATTGACGGCAAAGACGTCACCGACCAGCCCATGTATAAGAGGGCGCGCGAAGGCATCGGCTATCTCGCACAGGAGGCTTCGGTCTTTCGCAAGCTGAGCGTGCGCGAGAACGTCGAAGCGGTGCTTGAGATGCACACGAAAGATCGTGATTATATCAGACAGAAGGCCGACGAGCTGATCGAAGAGCTGCATCTGACGAAGGTGCAGGATCAGGCCGGTTATACCTTATCGGGCGGAGAGCGCCGTCGGTGCGAGATCGCCCGCGCCCTTGCCACAGGCCCCGACTTTATTCTGCTTGATGAACCGTTTGCCGGCGTCGATCCGATCGCCGTGCGCGACATCCAGCAGCTCATCGCTCATCTGCGCGAGCGCGGCCTGGGCATCCTCATCACCGACCACAACGTGCGCGAAACGCTGAAAATCACGGATCGCGCCTATATTATGTATTCGGGCACCATCCTTAAAGCGGGCACGGCCGAGGAGCTTGTCGCCGATGAACGCATCAGACAGGTGTACCTCGGAGACGACTTCTCTCTCTAA
- the lptC gene encoding LPS export ABC transporter periplasmic protein LptC — translation MRLAFFMSLLAVLAGCNPEADLLKETTREPNATLRFANFRRTLYRGTGGMKWDLRAQEAFIYQKEDEVDRIVVYGFELDQADGTDPLFISADRGELNQKTGTLVVEGNILLRDKEGTIQSQRLTYNTEKKIADSKDPVTVNRKGLHTVCNAGIFFERASDRLICRSPRGTVESLPSNNPRKPAQPSSEDIFQ, via the coding sequence GTGAGACTTGCCTTTTTCATGTCGCTTCTTGCCGTACTGGCGGGCTGCAATCCCGAGGCCGATCTTCTAAAAGAGACGACGAGGGAGCCTAACGCCACGCTGCGATTCGCAAACTTCAGGCGAACGCTCTACCGCGGCACGGGCGGCATGAAATGGGATCTGCGCGCCCAGGAGGCCTTCATCTATCAGAAAGAGGATGAGGTGGACCGCATCGTCGTTTATGGCTTCGAGCTCGATCAGGCCGACGGAACCGATCCGCTTTTTATTTCGGCCGATCGCGGCGAGCTGAACCAGAAGACCGGAACGCTTGTCGTCGAGGGGAACATCCTTCTTCGCGATAAAGAAGGCACGATTCAGTCGCAGAGATTGACCTATAACACCGAGAAGAAGATCGCCGATTCAAAGGATCCCGTAACCGTGAACCGCAAAGGCCTGCATACGGTCTGCAATGCCGGCATCTTCTTCGAAAGAGCAAGCGACCGTCTGATCTGCCGCTCGCCTCGCGGAACGGTGGAGTCGCTCCCCTCGAATAACCCTCGCAAACCCGCACAGCCTTCGTCGGAGGATATCTTCCAGTGA
- a CDS encoding adenylosuccinate synthetase, producing the protein MRATIVCGLGFGDEGKGETIAYLSRRVRPDLVVRFNGGAQAAHHVKHNGVRFRFSQFGSGSFEGVPTLLSSFTFVDPLLLIDEAERLKGAGLASPFSLLHVDAEAVTLTAFHAYVNRIEELSRAEDRHGSCGLGIGVAFQDERSGAPTMRFADLYDVSLLRRRLQQIREHQIERARSVMGAAPLSKQIEELFTDLCEPAMPEFLVQRYTAVARLVLCVDGLAKIRESSTLLFEGAQGMLLDMEAGFFPHVTPSHTGPRNAERLLDAAGFTGERRTLGVIRTLPTRHGHGPFPTEDPALCFERDNNLEPGFQGNFRVGHADRLLLRYALDCMRPDGIVLTHTDYRPDRICVAYKEQSGALVESIADLPEPKADALRRCRPVYESVEISPPGDVIALYEERMLDRNPVVFASDAPGRFIERSSMILR; encoded by the coding sequence ATGAGAGCCACCATCGTCTGCGGGCTGGGATTCGGCGACGAAGGGAAGGGCGAGACGATCGCCTATCTCTCGCGCCGGGTCCGGCCCGACCTGGTCGTCCGCTTTAACGGCGGAGCACAGGCCGCCCATCACGTTAAGCATAACGGAGTCCGATTTCGCTTCTCGCAGTTTGGAAGCGGCAGCTTTGAAGGCGTACCGACGCTGCTTTCGTCATTCACGTTTGTCGATCCTCTTCTATTGATAGACGAAGCCGAGAGGCTGAAAGGCGCCGGCCTTGCCTCGCCTTTTTCGCTGCTTCACGTTGATGCAGAGGCCGTTACGCTCACCGCCTTTCATGCCTATGTGAATCGCATCGAAGAGCTGAGTCGGGCCGAAGATCGGCATGGAAGCTGTGGCCTCGGTATCGGAGTGGCCTTTCAGGACGAGCGAAGCGGCGCTCCGACGATGCGCTTTGCAGATCTGTATGACGTTTCGCTTCTTCGGCGGCGTCTGCAACAGATTCGCGAACATCAGATTGAGCGCGCTCGCAGTGTTATGGGTGCGGCGCCACTCTCAAAACAGATAGAGGAGCTATTTACCGATCTGTGCGAGCCTGCCATGCCAGAATTTCTTGTGCAGCGTTATACAGCCGTTGCGCGCCTTGTGCTATGTGTGGATGGTCTTGCAAAGATCCGGGAGTCCTCTACTCTTCTATTTGAAGGGGCGCAGGGCATGCTGCTTGATATGGAGGCCGGCTTCTTTCCCCATGTGACGCCGTCGCATACAGGACCGCGAAACGCCGAGCGACTGCTTGATGCGGCCGGCTTTACAGGCGAGCGCAGAACGCTGGGCGTGATACGCACGCTTCCCACGCGGCACGGTCATGGGCCGTTCCCGACCGAAGATCCTGCGCTGTGTTTTGAACGGGATAACAACCTTGAGCCCGGGTTTCAGGGAAACTTTCGCGTAGGCCATGCCGATCGTCTGCTTCTGCGTTATGCGCTTGATTGCATGCGGCCCGACGGCATCGTTCTCACGCATACCGATTACCGCCCGGATCGAATCTGCGTCGCCTATAAAGAGCAGTCCGGGGCCCTCGTAGAATCCATAGCCGATCTGCCCGAGCCGAAGGCTGATGCTCTGAGGCGATGCCGTCCGGTATATGAGTCCGTTGAGATCTCGCCCCCCGGCGATGTGATCGCGTTGTATGAAGAGCGGATGCTTGATCGCAATCCCGTTGTGTTTGCATCGGACGCGCCGGGTCGCTTTATAGAGCGGAGCTCGATGATTCTACGGTAA
- the hisF gene encoding imidazole glycerol phosphate synthase subunit HisF yields the protein MLAVRVIPCLDIKDGRVVKGVNFVDLRDAGDPVENAIFYAEQGADELTFLDITASSDRRDIVRHLVEEVADHIFIPFAVGGGIRTVSDVENLLLAGADKVSINTAAFENPAVLSESAARFGSQCIVCAIDARWNGQMFEVFLHGGRTATGRSAVDWAREAADRGAGEILLTSMDRDGTRDGYDLPLTQAIVKSVSVPVIASGGAGNPDHLVEACLSGGAQAALAASIFHFRQYSIAEVKEKMQEAGLPVRWNFSRDGLEYLYHLEKGK from the coding sequence GTGCTTGCAGTAAGGGTCATCCCCTGTCTTGATATCAAGGACGGCCGCGTCGTCAAAGGCGTCAACTTCGTCGATCTGCGCGACGCAGGCGATCCCGTTGAGAACGCCATCTTCTACGCCGAGCAGGGGGCCGATGAGCTCACCTTCCTCGACATTACGGCCAGCTCTGATCGGCGCGATATCGTACGGCATCTTGTCGAAGAGGTCGCCGACCATATCTTCATTCCCTTTGCCGTCGGCGGCGGCATTCGCACCGTTAGCGACGTCGAGAACCTGCTTCTGGCCGGCGCCGATAAGGTATCGATCAATACGGCTGCCTTTGAGAATCCGGCGGTGCTGTCGGAATCGGCGGCGCGTTTCGGTTCACAGTGTATCGTCTGCGCGATCGACGCTCGCTGGAACGGCCAGATGTTCGAGGTCTTCTTGCATGGCGGACGAACGGCAACGGGTCGGTCGGCCGTTGACTGGGCACGCGAGGCTGCCGATCGCGGAGCCGGCGAAATACTGTTAACAAGCATGGATCGCGACGGAACGCGCGACGGCTATGATCTGCCGCTGACGCAGGCCATCGTGAAAAGCGTCTCTGTTCCGGTGATCGCCTCGGGTGGCGCCGGCAATCCCGATCATCTTGTCGAGGCCTGTCTTTCGGGCGGTGCCCAGGCGGCGCTTGCCGCGTCGATCTTTCACTTCAGACAGTATTCGATCGCCGAGGTCAAAGAGAAGATGCAAGAGGCGGGACTTCCCGTGCGCTGGAACTTCTCGCGTGACGGCCTGGAATATCTCTATCATCTTGAAAAAGGAAAATAA